The stretch of DNA AGAGCATCTCTGGCTTCTGGCAATAGTAAAACAGAGCCGCCTTTTGAAACCATTACAGGATCAACCACAAGAAGAAAACCGTACCTTCTTACTTCTGAAGATACCGCATCAATAATGGTGCTAGTATGTAGCATCCCCGTCTTTGCAGCATCAACCCCAATATCATCTGCAACTACCCTTATCTGCGCCCGAATCACTTCGGGACTAGCGTCCATGACCTTGGTAACATCTCTCGTGTTCTGAGCAGTTATTGCTGTAATTGCGCTCATTCCGTGCACCCCAAAAGCAGCGAAAGTCTTCAAATCAGCCTGTATCCCAGCCCCCCCTCCAGAATCAGAGCCTGCAATAGTCAGTGCTCTTTTGACCATCTGACCACCTATAACTCAATCACGATATCCATGCTCTTCTGAAGTTTATCCAGCAGCCTTCTCTCACGCCTTGAAATGCCCGTCCCCATGTCGTCTGCAGGAAACTTCCCTCTGTAACCATTTGCTACAAACGTAGAGCATTTTGAGATGACCTTCAAGAGCCTTGCCAGCTCCCCTCTGTGCAGAAAAAGCGTAACATCATTTATGAAAAGTATCTTTGAGCGCTTCTCCATGAATTCGGAGAATAAGGCCCCAATGTTCTTTGCGTTAGCCAATGCTAGCTTCTCCACCTGCTCCTTTGAACCCCCATCAAGTCTTGGCGCATAGACATTCTTCGGTGCCATGTACTGGACAAGGTCAAGGTTCTTCAGATAGTAACGCAGTGTCTTTCCCATAGTATAAGAGCCGACATCTCTTTTCCCCGGGGCCATGTCAATGACAGTGATCTTAGCTCCCTGCTTCGAGTTTATGGCTTCATCAAGGAGTTTAGCCAGTAGAGCAGTCTTGCCAGAGCCTAGGTCTCCAGTTATCAGGACTTTCTTGCCCAAGCAGTCAGCAAATCTATACTCCGAGCTTAATCCCTCTTTTTGCAAGGCCTGTTACCACCAAAAATCCAAGTATCGTGCCAGGAATGCTGCTGGCCCAGAAGCTCAGCAGGAATGCCATCCACTGTTCGCTGAAACCAAACACTGCTGGTAATGGTCGAGTCCCTGCAGCAGGTGCTACTATGAATGCGCTGATCAATGCTCCGAGCCCCGTTCCAATTGGCTCCAGCAAGCCTACAAGGGGGCTCTTCTTCAAGTATTTGTATGCAATACCAACAAGCAGAACTCCTGGCAACCCTCCAGGTATGGCAAATATCGAGCCCGTGCCCATGCCTATCCTTATCAAGCCTATCGTCAGCGCGACTCCTCCTCCCATCCATGGCCCCAACATTATCCCCGTTATGATATTGATCATGTGCTGGTAAGGTAAGACCCTTACTGGCCCTACTGGTATCGAGCCAGGGTAAATCGAGAGTGCTACACCTAAAGCTATCAATAAAGCTGCCAGTGCTATGTAGCGGGAAGTTATCATTTGGAGCACAGGTTTTTGTAATGCTTATAAAGCATTTAATAAGTCAGTTATATCATGCATCCTCCATGCGAGCTCATGACCGAAACCTTTCTTCCTGCTATGAGAGGACTCGTAGCACACGAACTGGCAAAGAAGGGCTTTTCGCAGTCCAAAATTTCAAAACTTTTAGGAGTTACACAGCCCGCAGTGAACCAGTATCTTGCAAAGCCCCAGGGTTTCTATTCCCAGAAGGTTTCAGTTCTGGGAATAGGCGAAGCAGAATCTGCAAGGTACGCATCCCTGCTTGGAG from Nitrososphaerota archaeon encodes:
- a CDS encoding GTP-binding protein, whose protein sequence is MQKEGLSSEYRFADCLGKKVLITGDLGSGKTALLAKLLDEAINSKQGAKITVIDMAPGKRDVGSYTMGKTLRYYLKNLDLVQYMAPKNVYAPRLDGGSKEQVEKLALANAKNIGALFSEFMEKRSKILFINDVTLFLHRGELARLLKVISKCSTFVANGYRGKFPADDMGTGISRRERRLLDKLQKSMDIVIEL
- the thiW gene encoding energy coupling factor transporter S component ThiW, yielding MITSRYIALAALLIALGVALSIYPGSIPVGPVRVLPYQHMINIITGIMLGPWMGGGVALTIGLIRIGMGTGSIFAIPGGLPGVLLVGIAYKYLKKSPLVGLLEPIGTGLGALISAFIVAPAAGTRPLPAVFGFSEQWMAFLLSFWASSIPGTILGFLVVTGLAKRGIKLGV